The Acidicapsa ligni genome has a window encoding:
- a CDS encoding carbohydrate-binding protein: MLKLRLDIAGMIFAAFALTLSADGIAADFLTVYKGIPYVDSRYTGGAQAVPGRVQCAYYDLGGEGIAYHDTTFKNEGSGGLNPADGSYLNEFRKNEGVDTSYTKFHDAIDNNPYGMVKVEENQLYVGWTQPGEWFNITVDATHAGVYSADLLYTSNRGGMIALDVNGASATEPIHIISTYNPADPIAWRQWHHWNMMHDAVKVKLNAGKNVLTVHILTEGNMNLAWFQFVPVPV; this comes from the coding sequence ATGTTGAAACTTCGCCTCGATATTGCTGGAATGATCTTTGCCGCTTTTGCGCTGACTTTATCTGCGGATGGGATCGCTGCAGATTTTTTGACTGTTTACAAAGGGATTCCGTATGTGGATAGCCGCTATACGGGAGGCGCGCAGGCGGTTCCCGGACGAGTGCAGTGCGCTTATTACGACTTAGGCGGTGAAGGCATTGCTTATCACGACACTACGTTCAAGAATGAAGGTAGTGGCGGGCTTAATCCCGCGGATGGAAGTTATTTAAACGAGTTTCGCAAGAATGAAGGTGTAGATACTTCGTACACCAAATTTCATGATGCGATTGATAACAATCCTTATGGGATGGTGAAGGTTGAAGAGAACCAGCTTTATGTTGGCTGGACGCAACCAGGGGAGTGGTTCAATATCACGGTCGACGCTACACATGCAGGTGTTTATAGCGCAGATCTGCTCTATACCTCAAATCGTGGTGGGATGATTGCTTTGGATGTGAATGGGGCCTCTGCGACGGAGCCGATCCATATTATTTCCACTTACAATCCTGCGGACCCGATTGCATGGCGGCAGTGGCATCACTGGAACATGATGCATGACGCTGTGAAGGTAAAACTGAATGCCGGAAAGAATGTGCTCACGGTGCATATTTTGACAGAAGGCAATATGAATCTGGCCTGGTTTCAGTTCGTTCCAGTTCCAGTTTAA
- a CDS encoding GH39 family glycosyl hydrolase — MINIRRPAISRAMTRLVFAVMALPAMTICPATIPALAQATQAVIITVHANKTIAPYKPLWNFFGADEPNFTYAPNGQKLLHELGSLGPAEHPIPVYFRPHNLLTTGNGDSSLKWGSTNAYTEKPDGTAVYDWTITDRIFDAITAAHVRPIVEIGFMPEALSTHPEPYRHTFPKGDIYTGWAYPPRDYAKWGKLIHAYAEHLKQRYGSAVDNWMWEVWNEPDIGYWQGTPEEYDHLYDITTSAIRTVLPNARIGGPESTGVASSRAEAFLRQFLEHCAHGTNTATGAKGAPLDFISYHPKGRPSTVNGHVRMDIGHQLRAIDRGMRVIASYPEWKNTPIVLGESDPEGCAACKGPENGYRNGPLYGVSVAEATMRTYELARKYGLTVEGSVTWAFEFENQPYFAGFRELATNGIDKPVLNVFRMMGKLNGNWVQADSTGALSLDDIEQVGAVGSPDINAAATSSSAGNQHELDILLWNYHDDDLPTTPVTIQLNIDGLAAAKSATAEEFRMDATHSNSYAVWQQMGSPQTPTSEQQKQLEASGDLQQSVAQHSLSIANDTAATTLQLPRQGVALVRLRWQQ, encoded by the coding sequence ATGATCAACATCCGCCGCCCAGCAATCTCTCGCGCTATGACCAGGCTTGTATTCGCAGTAATGGCACTCCCAGCGATGACGATTTGTCCGGCGACTATCCCCGCTCTGGCGCAGGCTACTCAAGCCGTAATCATCACCGTCCATGCCAATAAAACCATAGCCCCCTACAAGCCGCTTTGGAACTTCTTCGGCGCCGACGAACCCAACTTCACCTACGCCCCAAACGGCCAAAAGCTCCTGCATGAATTAGGCTCGCTAGGCCCGGCTGAGCATCCGATCCCCGTCTACTTCCGCCCTCACAATCTGCTCACGACAGGCAACGGAGATAGCTCACTCAAGTGGGGCTCCACCAACGCCTACACCGAGAAACCGGACGGCACAGCAGTCTACGATTGGACCATTACTGATCGCATCTTTGACGCCATCACCGCCGCGCACGTCCGTCCTATCGTAGAGATTGGCTTCATGCCCGAGGCGCTTTCCACGCACCCCGAACCCTATCGCCACACCTTCCCCAAAGGTGATATCTACACCGGGTGGGCCTATCCGCCAAGGGACTACGCAAAGTGGGGAAAGCTCATCCACGCCTACGCCGAACACCTCAAACAACGTTACGGCAGCGCAGTCGACAACTGGATGTGGGAAGTCTGGAACGAGCCCGACATCGGCTACTGGCAGGGCACTCCCGAAGAGTACGACCATCTCTACGACATCACAACCAGCGCCATCCGCACAGTGCTCCCCAATGCTCGCATTGGCGGCCCCGAATCAACCGGCGTTGCCTCATCCCGCGCCGAAGCCTTCCTGCGACAGTTCCTCGAACACTGCGCTCACGGCACAAACACCGCCACCGGAGCCAAAGGCGCGCCCCTCGACTTCATCAGCTATCACCCCAAAGGCCGTCCCTCAACCGTCAACGGTCACGTTCGTATGGATATAGGACATCAACTCCGCGCCATAGATCGCGGCATGCGCGTCATAGCCTCGTATCCCGAATGGAAAAACACCCCTATCGTTCTGGGCGAGAGCGACCCCGAAGGCTGCGCCGCTTGTAAAGGCCCAGAGAATGGCTACCGCAACGGCCCGCTCTACGGCGTCAGCGTAGCCGAAGCCACCATGCGCACCTACGAGCTGGCCCGCAAATACGGCCTTACCGTCGAGGGCTCCGTAACCTGGGCCTTCGAATTCGAAAATCAACCTTACTTCGCAGGCTTCCGCGAACTAGCTACGAACGGCATCGACAAGCCCGTCCTCAACGTCTTTCGCATGATGGGCAAGCTGAACGGTAACTGGGTCCAGGCAGACAGCACCGGAGCACTTTCACTCGATGACATCGAGCAGGTCGGCGCAGTCGGCTCACCCGACATCAACGCCGCCGCAACATCATCCTCCGCAGGCAATCAGCACGAGTTGGACATCCTCCTCTGGAACTATCATGACGACGATCTGCCCACCACCCCGGTCACAATTCAACTGAACATCGACGGCCTTGCCGCAGCAAAATCCGCTACCGCCGAAGAGTTCCGCATGGACGCAACCCACAGCAACTCCTACGCCGTCTGGCAACAGATGGGCAGCCCGCAAACCCCGACCTCTGAGCAACAAAAGCAGCTCGAAGCCTCCGGCGACCTCCAGCAATCAGTCGCCCAGCATTCGCTCTCCATCGCAAACGACACAGCCGCGACAACTCTCCAACTACCTCGTCAGGGAGTAGCCCTCGTCCGCCTGCGCTGGCAACAATAG
- a CDS encoding Nramp family divalent metal transporter, with amino-acid sequence MSRESSIETERSRPSMPEAFSSVHVSRSPQLWRRLLGFIGPGFLIAVGYMDPGNWATDLAAGSRYGYTLLFVIMLSNLMAILLQSLAIKLGIATEQDLAQACRAHYSRRVNIGLWLIAEIAIAACDLAEVIGSAIALQLLFHIPLMVGVLITSADVLLILLLQHRGFRYLEALVIVLIGTIAALFGVEILFSHPEWAPILRHLFIPSAQILTNSDMLYIGISILGATVMPHNLYLHSSIVQTRNYPRTAEGKREAIRFANWDSAAALTMALLVNAAILIVAAAVFHSSGHTEVAEIEDAYKLLSPLLGIAGASAIFAVALLASGQNSTLTGTLAGQVVMEGFLNIHLPQWQRRLVTRLLAIIPTVIVVAFYGEHGTARLLILSQVVLSMQLSFAVIPLVAFTGNRSKMGEFVNSAWIKALSWTSAIVIAGLNLWLLVQIFQGRT; translated from the coding sequence CGCGTTCCCCGCAGTTATGGCGGCGCCTGCTCGGCTTCATCGGTCCGGGCTTTCTCATTGCCGTCGGCTACATGGACCCAGGCAACTGGGCCACGGATCTAGCCGCCGGTTCGCGCTACGGATACACCCTGCTCTTCGTCATCATGCTGTCAAATCTGATGGCGATCCTCCTCCAAAGTCTCGCCATCAAGCTCGGCATCGCCACCGAGCAGGATCTGGCCCAGGCCTGTCGCGCCCATTACAGCCGCCGCGTTAACATCGGCCTGTGGCTCATCGCGGAGATAGCCATCGCCGCCTGCGACCTCGCCGAAGTAATCGGCTCTGCCATCGCTCTGCAACTGCTCTTCCACATTCCACTCATGGTAGGAGTCCTGATCACCAGCGCCGATGTGCTGTTAATCCTGCTGTTGCAGCATCGAGGCTTCCGCTATCTTGAGGCGCTGGTCATCGTGCTCATCGGCACCATTGCAGCGCTTTTTGGCGTGGAGATACTCTTCTCGCATCCGGAGTGGGCTCCCATCCTGCGCCACCTCTTCATTCCCTCAGCACAGATACTGACCAACTCCGACATGCTCTACATAGGAATCAGCATCCTCGGCGCAACCGTCATGCCCCACAATCTCTACCTGCATTCATCCATCGTGCAGACGCGCAACTACCCGCGCACTGCGGAAGGGAAGCGCGAAGCCATCCGCTTCGCCAACTGGGACTCAGCCGCAGCACTGACAATGGCCCTCCTCGTCAACGCCGCTATCCTGATCGTTGCCGCCGCCGTCTTCCACAGCAGTGGACACACCGAAGTAGCTGAAATCGAAGACGCCTACAAGCTGCTTTCACCACTTCTCGGAATAGCGGGAGCCAGCGCAATCTTCGCCGTCGCGCTGCTGGCCTCAGGCCAGAACTCCACCCTCACCGGCACATTGGCAGGTCAGGTCGTCATGGAAGGCTTCCTGAACATCCATCTGCCCCAATGGCAGCGCCGCCTCGTCACACGCCTGCTGGCTATCATCCCCACCGTCATCGTCGTCGCATTCTATGGAGAACACGGCACCGCCAGGCTGCTCATCCTAAGTCAGGTCGTCCTAAGCATGCAGCTCAGCTTCGCAGTAATTCCACTCGTCGCCTTCACCGGCAATCGCAGCAAGATGGGCGAGTTCGTAAACTCAGCATGGATCAAAGCACTCTCATGGACCAGCGCAATAGTTATCGCCGGACTCAATCTGTGGCTGCTCGTCCAAATCTTCCAGGGACGAACCTGA
- a CDS encoding 3-hydroxyacyl-CoA dehydrogenase NAD-binding domain-containing protein, with amino-acid sequence MPENTITVAIIGAGPLGRRLASHAARAGFRVILEDVMPSSLRHAEEALRLELSPANMPLVTFAGTVEEAVREADLAIDCVPDELESKLEIFSLLDRMAPPRTIFATPTTNLSIADLARCTYRPGQCVGLAIDATQLSASTEFGSQSGTQPGPTAQTIPIRITSATTPATQSLVRNFWQRLGYTPAVELDAAEALLL; translated from the coding sequence TTGCCTGAAAACACCATCACCGTAGCCATCATCGGAGCTGGACCGCTCGGCAGGCGTCTCGCCTCTCACGCCGCGCGGGCCGGCTTCCGCGTCATTCTTGAAGACGTAATGCCCTCCAGCCTGCGCCACGCCGAGGAAGCCTTGCGCCTCGAACTCAGCCCAGCCAACATGCCGCTGGTCACCTTCGCTGGCACAGTAGAAGAAGCCGTCCGCGAAGCCGATCTCGCCATCGATTGTGTTCCTGACGAACTTGAGTCCAAGCTGGAAATCTTCAGCCTCCTCGACCGCATGGCCCCGCCGCGCACCATTTTTGCGACCCCAACCACCAATCTCTCCATCGCCGATCTGGCTCGCTGCACCTACCGACCCGGCCAGTGCGTAGGCCTGGCAATCGACGCCACCCAGCTTTCTGCCAGCACCGAATTCGGATCCCAGTCCGGCACCCAGCCCGGCCCCACAGCGCAAACCATCCCCATTCGCATCACCAGCGCAACTACCCCGGCAACACAATCCCTGGTGCGAAACTTCTGGCAGCGCCTCGGCTACACCCCCGCAGTAGAACTGGACGCCGCCGAAGCCCTCCTGCTCTAA